The genomic region AGCGCGGGCCGCTTTGGACTATTACGAAGGTAGGATTACGGGTAACCAGCTGGCCCTGGTCTTCCGAAACGAAGTCGAAGCTGGCAGGCGAGAACGACGTAACAGAAAAGTCCCCATTGACGTACCATACAAGCGCCCCGAGGGTGACCGATTGATGAAGCAACTTCGCAATGATAGGCTCAGAGACGCATTCGGAAGATTCAGGGCCAAGGTGACGCCGAGAGATTACGAGAAAATCAGAAGAGAACACTTTGACAGAGGCAAACGGCTGTGTGACCTAACGAAAGAGTACCCTCAGTATGCGAGAGAGACGATCCGCAGGGTCCTCGGCGGAGGTCGGGGCTACGTCCTGGTCAAAGGAAGAGGGCGGGTCAACGCGAGCGACAACAGATAAAGGGGGCAGAAAGGACTCGGCGATTTGGCCCGGGCAGAGTGATGAACCTCTTCGCAATCGAGATGGGCCAGGACGACCCAACGAAGTGCACGGCGCGGAAGATGATTCACATGGAGATGGTCAAGGGCGTCAGTCGAAAGTTCCACGCCTCCGACAGCACAATAGTGCTCAACCCGTACGCGCACAGGGTCCTCTCGCCTCCCGACAGCAGCGCAAAGGGAATCTTGGTCGTGGACTGCTCCTGGAACTTGGCACAGGAGGTCTTCTTCAAGAGGCTGGGCGGTAAGCACAGGAGGCTGCCCATCCTGCTGGCCGGAAACCCGATAAACTACGCGAGGCCAGGAGTGCTCAGCTCCCTCGAGGCGTTGGCCGCGGCGTTGTACATCCTAGGCGAGGTGGAGGAGGCGGAGCGCTACCTGTCAATCTATAAGTGGGGCCCGACCTTCGAGACACTGAACAAGGAGCCGCTCGAGGACTACAGGAAGTCGAGGACTGAGGGCAAGGTCCTTCAGCGCGAGCGGGAGTACTTTCCGCAGCTCTTCGAGCGCTGAACCTACATCCAGAACTCGTTCCCGTCTAGGTCTTTCAGTATCGCGTACTTCCCGGGGGCCCACGGCGCGTCCGTCAGCTCCACCTTGAACTGGACGCCCTTGGCCTTCAGCTCCTTGTAGGTCCTGTTCTTGTCGTCTGATGCGAGGTAGATGCCTGTATTTCCGCCCGGTCGGTCGTCCTCCCAATCAGCGCACTTTTCGCAGAGATGGATCGTAATCTTGGAACCCTTGGGCTTGGCCGTGACCCAGTGACCCTGCACGCTGACCTCGAAACCGAGCTTCTCCTCGTACCACTTCGCCGCCTTCTTCGCGTCGTTGACGAGGACCGGAACAGAGCCGATATCAGTGAACATGAAGGAGCAGCTCTCCGGTACGCACTTAACGGTTTGGAGAAAGGATTAATCACCCCTGCACGGGCTCGTGGGGGACGCGAGTTGGCGGACGGGCCACGGGGATCTCCTGGGGAAGTTCCTCCCTCGCAGCAGGACGCACGGCGCCGAGAGGCGCAGCCGGAGACGGCTGGCTCCAGAACAGAAACGAGACCCGACCCACCAAGTGCGGTGATGGGGCGACCCTGAGGTCGGTGGGGATCGGGATGAAACGGCTGACCCGTGCGGAGCAAGGCCGAACGTGGTCGATGAAACGCCTGCAGAAGACCAGGGTGGGCCGCTGAGCTGAATCTCGTCTAGAACAGAAGGAGGACTACGGCCGACACGTGTCGCACGTAACCTCGGGCGGAAGACCTCCGCCCCTGGCTACGGAGCATAACCCCCGACGCGACGGTGGCGGCGGAAGGTTTTGTTCGAGAGCCGATTCGGGGATTCATACCGGTCATGCCGTAAGTAATCGCTGATGGTATTTATTCTCCACGAAGCGTCTGTGCCGGAAGGGGTTCGTCAACTGTTCATGACACGTGCGATGACGGAAGACTCACGAGGACTGCGCCGACAAATAGAAGCTCAGAAACGTTATTCCGATGACAAGAAAAAAGCCCGTAGGCGCGGTCGCCTACGGGGTGGTGGACTTGGTCGTTGTAGTTGTTGAAGTTGTCGCGCTTGCGGTGCCAGTCGTCGTTTCGGTCACATCAGTGGTGTGAGTAGTGCTGTTGTTGCCTGAACCCCTCTCCACGGCTGTCGTGTGGATTACCGGGGTCAGGACGCCGCCCTGGCTTATGTGGACGAGGCTGGGCGTAATGTCGAAGGTAAGGTCTGTGGAGCCATTGGTCTGAACCCCGAAATGAATCGGGATCATCAGCTTTCCATCGGCCACGACCTTGAGCTGTTCGGATGTACCGTCTGTGTAGAATGCCTTTGCGCCCGTAATACTGAGGATGACTGAAGTTATGTTACCCGCAGGCATCTTTGTGGCCCCGAGAAGAATCGATTGCCCCTGTAGCTTCGTCAGGTTGACGTTGGTCCCGACGTTGGAGGGGACCTTGAAGATGAAGGTGTTCTGCGGCTGAGTTGAACTCTGCGACGTTGTCGTCGTGGTTGAAGTAGTGGTCGACGATGACGAAGAAGTGTTACTCGTAGACGTGCTCGAAGAACTGGTCGAACTCGATGAGGAAGTTGAGGTTGTGGAAGACGTTGTGGTCGCTAGGCTACCTTGGTACCTCAGTTCTACGCTCGAAACGTTCACCAGGAGGTATCTCAGCGTATTACTACCAGGCGGCGCGTCTGTCAGGTAGATGTTGAGGGTCCCAGTCCCGCCTTGGGCTGAAGTTGAGGAGACCTGGCCAGAGGGCAGTGCCTGGGTCGAGGCGTTTCCTGCGCCCGAAGTGTTCATCCCGAATGGGTTGTATGCGAGCGCCGCCCCGACTATGACGGCTGCGACTACTACAGCGACGGCTACGTAACTCAGTGTTCTGTTTCTTGAGGGCATTTTCTGGTCCCTGTCCTTCCTTGCGCAATATAGATTATGCCATGCTATTGAAAGTGCCCGGGCCGGTCGGGAGCTGAAAGATTTTCAAATTCCGATAGCCGAAGTGTTGATTCGTCGATTCCCTTGCTGGCCGAGGGTCTGCCCATGGCGGCATTACTGAGTCCTTTGAGCGCCTCCAGCTTCTAGACGTCGACTATTTCGTCGATGTAATTCCAGCGACGAGAGCCGCAATCACAATCAATGCTGCCACCCTCACGATGACGTATCCCGGCACGATGTCGAAGAGGTTGACTGAATGAATGCCAATCCTTTCTGCACCGCCCGCGCTCATGAGTAAAAGCCGATTGCCACCACTACAGCTCCCAACAAGATGGGAGTCATGCCTACGATCTACGTTCGCACTCAAATGACCTGGCGTTCCAAGGCCTGCCCAGTCGTCCACCTTCTGCGAAGCCTCTGTATCCCTAAAACATTGGGGATTACCCCTAACGTTTGATAGGTCGCCCGTCGCCGCCCTTGCTTCGGTTGCTGTTTTAGTTCCGGCAAGCCTCAACACGACTGGAATCGATTACGCGATTTAGGCCAGCGGTGACACCGCATAGCTGGCTGCTGGAACGTACGGGCAGGCGGGGTCCTCTCCGAAAGCATCCCCGAGCTCGGCGAACGCCCTGGACCTCGAACCTCCGCAGATTGTACGGTACTCACACCTACCGCAACGGCCCTTTAGCTTTGAGGGATTTCTCAAATCTGCGAAAAGCTCATTCGACCTGTAAACTGAAACGAGGTTGTCTTCTGGAACCTTGCCTGTGCGTATCGGCAGGAACCCGCTCGGATAGACTTCGCCGTCATGGCTGACGAACATGATGCCCCTTCCGTCCCCGGTCTGTGTTGCCTTGACGGAGGGCTGGGCTGTCGGGTTTCCTTCGAGGGCTCGCAGCCGCGCCGATAGTCTTTGATACGCTTCGCCGGTTGGCGGGCCAACCTGCTTCTGACGCTCGATGCGCACCCTCCTGAAGTTCGGCCCCTCCGCCGTTCTGACGGGCATGCCGTACTGCGAAGCGTCGTAAAGGAAGTGCATCACCTCTTCGCACTCGGAAGGTTGCAGGCTTTCGAGTGAAGCGCCGCGACCCGTGCGAATCAAGAAGAAG from Nitrososphaerales archaeon harbors:
- a CDS encoding DUF367 family protein codes for the protein MNLFAIEMGQDDPTKCTARKMIHMEMVKGVSRKFHASDSTIVLNPYAHRVLSPPDSSAKGILVVDCSWNLAQEVFFKRLGGKHRRLPILLAGNPINYARPGVLSSLEALAAALYILGEVEEAERYLSIYKWGPTFETLNKEPLEDYRKSRTEGKVLQREREYFPQLFER
- a CDS encoding VOC family protein, which produces MFTDIGSVPVLVNDAKKAAKWYEEKLGFEVSVQGHWVTAKPKGSKITIHLCEKCADWEDDRPGGNTGIYLASDDKNRTYKELKAKGVQFKVELTDAPWAPGKYAILKDLDGNEFWM
- a CDS encoding DUF4382 domain-containing protein, with the protein product MPSRNRTLSYVAVAVVVAAVIVGAALAYNPFGMNTSGAGNASTQALPSGQVSSTSAQGGTGTLNIYLTDAPPGSNTLRYLLVNVSSVELRYQGSLATTTSSTTSTSSSSSTSSSSTSTSNTSSSSSTTTSTTTTTSQSSTQPQNTFIFKVPSNVGTNVNLTKLQGQSILLGATKMPAGNITSVILSITGAKAFYTDGTSEQLKVVADGKLMIPIHFGVQTNGSTDLTFDITPSLVHISQGGVLTPVIHTTAVERGSGNNSTTHTTDVTETTTGTASATTSTTTTTKSTTP
- a CDS encoding TIGR04053 family radical SAM/SPASM domain-containing protein; translation: MRPPWTLRTDVSQAPFFVCWETTKACLLACRHCRARAIRRSLPGELDHSQGLAVIDQLLDFGEPYPALLLTGGDPLMRQDFFDLVEHAKKNGIYVAVAASVTPKLNQETITRMKELDVDIMSVSLDGASPYTHDRLRGVPGTWRGTIRALQTAKDAGLRAQVNTTVMRSNIDELADIFHIVKEAGSVAWEVFFLIRTGRGASLESLQPSECEEVMHFLYDASQYGMPVRTAEGPNFRRVRIERQKQVGPPTGEAYQRLSARLRALEGNPTAQPSVKATQTGDGRGIMFVSHDGEVYPSGFLPIRTGKVPEDNLVSVYRSNELFADLRNPSKLKGRCGRCEYRTICGGSRSRAFAELGDAFGEDPACPYVPAASYAVSPLA